One genomic window of Cydia pomonella isolate Wapato2018A chromosome 6, ilCydPomo1, whole genome shotgun sequence includes the following:
- the LOC133518693 gene encoding heat shock protein Hsp-12.2-like yields MSLMPYWARHLRNLALRDPIARAFEDPFAVFARDPFFRDPIKFIKEATAPLQHGIEGVYSDAEVKVDGKKVEVHLDVQNFTPDQIQVKTVGNEIMVEGKKEVKREDGWTRSHFERRFLLPEGFPPERVECHLDKGKLLLVAFRSEPLEERTIKINTKEQKEPEKIEK; encoded by the coding sequence ATGTCACTTATGCCATATTGGGCGCGCCATTTAAGGAATCTGGCCCTTCGTGATCCTATCGCAAGGGCATTTGAGGATCCTTTCGCTGTCTTCGCTCGCGATCCGTTCTTCCGCGACCCGATAAAGTTCATCAAGGAAGCAACAGCGCCGCTTCAGCATGGGATCGAGGGAGTATACTCCGACGCAGAAGTTAAAGTCGACGGGAAGAAAGTTGAAGTGCATTTAGATGTGCAGAATTTCACTCCAGATCAGATCCAGGTGAAGACAGTCGGGAACGAAATCATGGTTGAAGGAAAAAAGGAGGTGAAACGCGAGGATGGTTGGACCAGGAGCCATTTTGAGAGGAGATTCCTGCTTCCTGAAGGTTTTCCTCCGGAAAGAGTTGAGTGCCATCTGGATAAGGGGAAGCTGCTGCTAGTCGCCTTCAGATCTGAGCCTCTAGAAGAGAGGACCATCAAGATCAACACCAAGGAACAGAAGGAGCCGGAGAAGATTGAGAAGTAG
- the LOC133518732 gene encoding uncharacterized protein LOC133518732: MVRLLAVVLAVAIFGVVLSKPLEETMDLEQKVHRLGKRYINQGLASGFYNNGLSRIRTRRNVAEDCEKLELCRLHARSSRNFLSAFELYFVNKENARLWDHQTYTAADCDRRFAHCFGGSQPQQPQQRQFRDSRPYYDNYREFNDDYE; encoded by the exons atggTGAGATTATTAGCTGTTGTTTTGGCTGTAGCCATTTTTGGTGTTGTTTTAAGCAAACCTTTGGAAGAGACAATGGATTTGG AACAGAAAGTTCACCGGCTGGGGAAGAGATATATCAACCAGGGTCTAGCATCGGGCTTCTACAACAACGGCCTTTCCAGGATTAGAACCCGGAGAAA CGTAGCAGAGGACTGCGAGAAATTGGAACTGTGCAGACTGCACGCGAGATCTTCTAGAAACTTCTTATCGGCGTTCGAGCTTTACTTCGTCAA CAAAGAGAACGCCCGGCTCTGGGACCACCAGACGTACACGGCGGCCGACTGCGACCGCCGGTTCGCGCACTGCTTCGGCGGCTCGCAGCCCCAACAGCCACAACAAAGACAATTCAGAGACAGCAGACCATACTACGATAACTATAGGGAGTTTAATGATGATTACGAATAA